A genome region from Nicotiana tabacum cultivar K326 chromosome 13, ASM71507v2, whole genome shotgun sequence includes the following:
- the LOC107790190 gene encoding deaminated glutathione amidase, chloroplastic/cytosolic, translated as MNFCLNTQLSTRYNFTVASAGKSIAMANSVRIAAAQMTSVNNLAVNFATCSRLVKEAASAGAKLLCFPENFSFVGDLQGESLKIAETLDGPIMKGYCSLARESNIWLSLGGFQEKGSDDAHLRNTHVLIDDNGNIRSTYSKMHLFDVDVPGGAVYKESSFTEAGKDIVVVDSPFGRLGLTVCYDLRFPEVYQQLRFNHDAQVLLVPAAFTTVTGQAHWEILLRARAIETQCYVIAAAQAGKHNEKRESYGDTLIIDPWGTIVGQLSDRWSTGITVADIDFSLIDSVRTKMPVSKHRKPAEFWNQHP; from the exons ATGAATTTCTGTCTGAATACACAATTAAGCACCCGTTACAACTTCACAGTGGCATCTGCCGGAAAATCCATAGCCATGGCCAACTCCGTCAGAATCGCCGCTGCTCAGATGACGTCCGTTAATAATCTCGCCGTTAACTTCGCTACTTGCTCTCGCCTCGTTAAG GAAGCAGCTTCAGCAGGGGCTAAATTGCTATGTTTTCCTGAAAATTTCTCTTTTGTGGGAGACCTACAGGGAGAGAGTCTTAAAATTGCTGAGACCCTAGATGGACCTATTATGAAAGGCTACTGTTCTCTTGCAAG GGAATCAAATATTTGGTTGTCGCTAGGAGGATTCCAAGAAAAAGGGAGTGATGATGCACACTTGCGCAACACTCATGTTCTCATTGATGATAATGGAAATATTAGGAGCACGTACAGTAAGATGCATCT GTTTGATGTGGATGTTCCTGGAGGTGCAGTTTATAAAGAGAGTAGTTTCACTGAAGCTG GGAAGGATATTGTTGTGGTGGACAGCCCCTTCGGCCGTCTGGGTCTCACTGTTTGTTACGACTTAAGATTCCCTGAGGTGTATCAACAACTTAGGTTCAATCATGATGCACAG GTTTTGTTAGTGCCTGCTGCTTTCACAACGGTGACTGGTCAGGCACATTGGGAGATTCTTCTCCGCGCTCGTGCAATTGAAACACAGTGTTAT GTCATAGCTGCTGCTCAAGCAGGGAAGCATAATGAAAAAAGGGAAAGCTATGGAGATACCTTAATAATTGATCCATGGGGAACAATAGTTGGTCAATTGTCAG ATCGATGGTCAACAGGTATTACTGTTGCAGATATTGACTTCTCATTAATAGATTCAGTCCGAACAAAGATGCCAGTGTCTAAG CATCGCAAGCCTGCTGAATTCTGGAATCAGCATCCTTGA